In Gopherus flavomarginatus isolate rGopFla2 chromosome 5, rGopFla2.mat.asm, whole genome shotgun sequence, one DNA window encodes the following:
- the LOC127052591 gene encoding uncharacterized protein LOC127052591 — protein MMLCRRDPGEGGSRARWLCGFLSRKQRSQKPSPRAQQEPSTSLATEEPSASPEQELGSSGTGTSSSSVRSDSPEADGSLCAETPSAQQEWAEEEEEEHVSPEQDTIRVIQEHLQGRVKLVAKQLRFLHTVPRLCFSAQQQGLNTLEPHFSKAALVESIAELIENLPVVPEPASIISSSMATFEASGTRTVPSSCPNPGADRVWSRESQIFSGLDYPQLWLFTSPRRGGGNVPPFLAGG, from the exons ATGATGCTATGTAGGAGGGACCCAGGAGAGGGTGGGAGCCGGGCAAGGTGGCTCTGCGGCTTCCTTTCCAGGAAGCAGAGGAGCCagaagcccagccccagggcccagcaggagccATCCACCAGCCTGGCCACTGAggagccctcagccagcccagagcaggagctgggcaGCTCTGGCACGGGGACCAGCAGCTCCTCTGTGCGGTCTGACAGCCCTGAGGCTGATGGCTCCCTCTGTGCAG agacccccagtgcccagcaggagtgggctgaggaggaggaggaggagcatgtGTCCCCTGAACAAGACACCATCAGGGTCATCCAGGAGCACCTCCAGGGCAGAGTTAAA tTGGTGGCCAAACAGCTCCGCTTCCTCCATACAGTCCCACGTTTGTGCTTTTCGGCACAGCAGCAGGGGCTGAACACTCTGGAGCCCCACTTCTCCAAAGCGGCCCTCGTGGAGAGCATTGCG GAGCTGATTGAAAATCTGCCCGTGGTGCCAGAGCCAGCCTCCATCATCTCCAGCTCCATGGCCACATTTGAAGCCTCAGGTACCAGGACCGTCCCATCTAGCTGCCCTAACCCTGGTGCTGATCGGGTCTGGAGCCGGGAGTCCCAGATCTTCTCTGGCCTAGATtacccccagctgtggctgttcACATCCCCCCGCAGAGGAGGCGGGAATGTTCCCCctttcctggctggggggtga